A part of Halobacillus shinanisalinarum genomic DNA contains:
- a CDS encoding MFS transporter, producing the protein MKKDKNVYLILLCTACFMFGIAGSRPLIPLFAKNLGATNTDIGVIVAMFSLLPLFLSFPMGKILDEIGPKRPLLYSVGLGAAGLLWPYLSPNLSGIYISQVLTGVSQMAFVIAMQTFTGLFKKEETREFNIFIFSIGAAAGNFAGPLFSGILSQQKGYAFTFFVLAILSVISVFLVLLLQIIDKSDKKSKRTDIDNTVFDLLKQPGLRNAFLVSALVLIAKDMYIAYFPLLAYEKGISNALIGLIISINAGAGVLIRIFLPVIAQKWNRRKVISFSILAIALLYTTHPILEHVALFLVISFILGICLGIGQPLSISATMSNLPSDQVGKGLGLRLTINKFTQVTIPVFLGMAASVVGITGVFYMVGFLMFTGTINIRKDKG; encoded by the coding sequence ATGAAAAAGGATAAAAATGTGTATTTAATCTTACTATGTACTGCCTGTTTTATGTTCGGTATTGCTGGGAGTCGTCCTCTAATTCCGCTGTTTGCTAAAAATCTTGGGGCTACAAACACCGACATTGGTGTAATCGTTGCAATGTTTTCCCTTTTACCTTTGTTTCTTTCATTTCCCATGGGGAAAATACTTGATGAAATCGGCCCCAAAAGGCCTCTTTTGTACAGTGTAGGTTTAGGGGCGGCGGGGCTTCTATGGCCTTATTTATCGCCGAATTTATCAGGAATATATATTTCCCAAGTATTAACGGGTGTTTCACAAATGGCCTTTGTTATAGCAATGCAGACTTTTACAGGGCTTTTTAAAAAAGAAGAAACACGAGAATTTAATATATTTATATTTAGTATTGGGGCGGCAGCTGGAAATTTTGCCGGCCCCCTGTTCAGTGGCATACTCTCTCAACAGAAAGGGTATGCTTTTACGTTTTTTGTTTTGGCGATTTTGTCCGTAATTTCTGTTTTTCTAGTTCTTCTCTTACAAATTATAGATAAGAGTGATAAGAAAAGCAAAAGGACGGATATAGATAACACTGTGTTTGATTTATTGAAACAACCGGGATTAAGGAATGCTTTCCTAGTAAGTGCTTTAGTTTTAATAGCAAAGGATATGTATATTGCGTATTTTCCTTTACTTGCTTATGAAAAGGGCATTTCAAATGCCTTAATAGGGCTAATTATATCAATAAACGCTGGAGCAGGTGTGTTAATTAGAATTTTCCTCCCGGTTATTGCACAAAAATGGAACCGTCGGAAAGTTATTTCATTTTCTATCCTGGCAATTGCTTTACTTTACACAACTCACCCAATATTAGAACATGTCGCTCTATTCCTCGTTATTTCGTTTATTCTTGGTATTTGTTTGGGGATAGGTCAACCTTTATCAATATCAGCTACAATGAGTAATCTCCCATCTGATCAGGTAGGAAAAGGATTAGGGTTAAGGTTAACTATTAATAAGTTTACGCAAGTTACCATCCCTGTGTTTTTGGGGATGGCAGCAAGTGTTGTCGGAATAACGGGGGTATTCTATATGGTAGGTTTTCTTATGTTCACAGGTACAATAAATATAAGAAAGGATAAGGGTTAG
- a CDS encoding MurR/RpiR family transcriptional regulator: MDNLLVNLKERISELTITQRKVADYILQNPSEVAFLTVDQLARKVGTSTTTIMRLTFTLGYTGYSQFQKGLQAILRNRTAPHTRLETNLKDMGTRTCGDVQLASI, encoded by the coding sequence ATGGATAATCTTTTGGTTAATTTAAAAGAGAGGATTTCTGAACTAACAATCACCCAACGTAAAGTTGCTGATTATATTTTACAAAATCCTTCGGAGGTTGCTTTTCTTACCGTGGATCAATTAGCACGCAAAGTAGGCACCAGTACTACAACTATTATGAGATTAACTTTTACCCTGGGATATACAGGGTACTCTCAATTTCAGAAAGGACTGCAGGCTATACTGCGTAATAGAACAGCCCCCCATACCCGTTTAGAAACGAATTTGAAAGATATGGGGACGAGGACCTGTGGGGACGTACAGTTAGCAAGCATCTGA
- a CDS encoding MurR/RpiR family transcriptional regulator, with protein MFDQISAEYLDTIIDEILAADQIYCTSVRSGLPVGQYLTHGLNRSLGNCHLVMADMSDWIDDMINMKSTDLIIATSFPRYAQRIIEFVKVARERNIKVIAITDNYSAPIVEHADHILTCDSSSIAFHNSPITAMVVADYIISAAAIRNSDETRGRLDEINNILTKIEYHHGK; from the coding sequence ATGTTTGACCAAATCTCAGCCGAATATCTGGATACCATTATCGATGAAATTCTGGCAGCTGATCAAATTTATTGCACAAGTGTCCGTAGTGGCCTTCCTGTAGGTCAGTATTTGACCCACGGCTTGAATCGCTCATTGGGAAATTGTCATTTAGTAATGGCTGATATGAGTGATTGGATTGATGATATGATTAATATGAAATCCACTGATTTAATCATTGCTACTAGTTTTCCAAGGTATGCTCAACGTATCATTGAATTCGTAAAGGTAGCAAGAGAGCGTAATATCAAAGTTATTGCTATTACAGATAACTATTCAGCTCCTATTGTGGAGCATGCTGATCATATTCTTACTTGTGATTCAAGTAGTATAGCCTTTCACAATTCACCTATTACAGCAATGGTCGTAGCTGACTATATTATTAGTGCGGCAGCTATTAGAAATTCAGATGAAACTCGGGGAAGGCTAGATGAAATAAACAACATATTAACAAAAATTGAATATCACCACGGTAAATAA
- a CDS encoding LacI family DNA-binding transcriptional regulator, whose amino-acid sequence MTSSKDVAKHAGVSQSTVSRVLNTPEKVDRNKYEKVVQTMKELNYRPNSIARSLVKKQTKSIALISGPLHNPFFVETTTSIVNYSKQRGYNVNVHFENFGDNMSIYKDVLEREVDGIILSSILYDDPIFPELKKQNIPFIMFNRKHREPMNYVEMDNVQAGRIATEHLLGLNHQNIVYIGGPSTMTTFQGRYEGFRQVMEENDFEVTDHNARMTNTSEEAIREVMGGY is encoded by the coding sequence ATGACCTCATCTAAAGATGTAGCAAAACACGCAGGAGTATCTCAGTCCACGGTTTCAAGGGTGTTGAACACCCCTGAAAAAGTCGACAGAAATAAATATGAAAAAGTAGTACAAACCATGAAAGAACTTAATTATCGCCCCAATTCTATTGCAAGATCACTGGTAAAAAAACAGACGAAGTCGATTGCCCTTATCTCAGGTCCTTTACACAACCCGTTTTTTGTGGAAACGACGACTTCGATCGTCAATTATTCCAAGCAGAGGGGGTATAACGTAAACGTCCATTTTGAGAATTTTGGAGATAACATGTCCATTTATAAAGATGTTCTTGAGCGTGAGGTAGACGGAATTATCCTATCTTCCATTCTGTATGATGATCCGATATTTCCTGAGCTTAAAAAGCAAAATATTCCGTTCATCATGTTTAATCGTAAACATCGTGAACCAATGAATTATGTGGAAATGGACAATGTACAGGCTGGAAGGATTGCAACGGAACATTTGTTGGGTTTGAATCACCAAAATATTGTTTATATCGGTGGTCCATCCACTATGACCACTTTTCAGGGTCGCTATGAAGGCTTCAGACAGGTTATGGAAGAAAACGATTTCGAAGTTACGGATCATAATGCACGAATGACGAATACCAGTGAAGAGGCTATTCGTGAGGTTATGGGGGGATATTAG
- a CDS encoding substrate-binding domain-containing protein, with amino-acid sequence MDYLIQKGYSVPSDISLIGVDNIALTSHHSFQLTTVGMIKEANLGQLAIENLIEQIENPEIDSIQETYPNQLFIRSTTKKI; translated from the coding sequence TTGGATTATTTAATACAAAAAGGATATAGCGTACCGTCAGATATCAGTTTGATTGGGGTCGATAATATCGCCTTAACGAGCCATCATTCTTTTCAGCTGACAACAGTTGGGATGATAAAGGAAGCGAATCTAGGTCAGTTGGCTATTGAGAATCTAATTGAACAGATTGAGAACCCTGAAATAGATAGTATTCAGGAGACGTACCCGAATCAGTTGTTTATACGATCAACAACAAAGAAAATTTAA
- a CDS encoding sodium:solute symporter family protein, which translates to MDSVVVYSWIFMGIFIGIMLAMGFIGMKKTKSADDFATARSSYGPMTIALVISAGISSGSTFMGMPGLAYDLGTPSLWYPLLYPVATLIGMLFVAKTIKKYGDEFGTRTIPEFIGDRFNSEFLRIVLTVISILLIFYVVSQLVAASTMFQIMMGVDYHWGIIITGVVLAIYVFMGGSHSDILTDSIQGFLMLITSLVVVVVFVASVGVEGGFGDMISTIKERNPTGGFDQLFLPGNNTYGSFWLVALLFIAHLPFGILPHLGNKFLAVKSNKDMKKLIMYCTIFATILSLMGLGGMLGIAVIDPGVEIRPDQVIPVLFQEIFPPFLAAFLAVTVLSAIMSTSDGLIVSLTQLLANDLYRKSIVPRFNVSKEKAEKIELGISRYSTFVVILIAAIMAWNPPQFLSIFMWIGIGGIVSATAGPLVVGALWSRATKAGAITSLVVGTLSYWYIFLPIGLGVRNPFAAAGTGVLLSMITMVVFTLIVGKQESNECGNFRKGIH; encoded by the coding sequence TTGGACAGTGTAGTTGTTTATTCTTGGATATTCATGGGGATTTTTATTGGTATTATGCTTGCTATGGGTTTTATAGGAATGAAAAAGACGAAGAGCGCAGATGATTTTGCTACGGCTCGGTCTAGTTATGGACCAATGACCATTGCCCTGGTTATCAGTGCAGGGATATCAAGTGGATCAACGTTTATGGGGATGCCTGGGTTAGCCTATGACTTAGGAACTCCGAGTTTATGGTATCCGCTGCTGTATCCGGTAGCAACACTTATCGGGATGCTATTTGTAGCGAAGACTATTAAAAAGTACGGGGATGAGTTTGGAACACGAACGATTCCTGAATTTATAGGGGACCGTTTTAATAGTGAGTTTTTAAGAATTGTATTAACGGTCATATCTATTCTATTAATCTTCTATGTGGTATCCCAGCTGGTTGCAGCTTCCACGATGTTCCAAATTATGATGGGGGTTGATTATCATTGGGGAATCATTATTACAGGGGTAGTGCTGGCGATTTATGTATTTATGGGTGGCTCCCATTCTGACATCTTGACGGACTCTATTCAGGGTTTTCTGATGTTAATTACATCTCTGGTTGTAGTCGTTGTTTTTGTGGCAAGTGTTGGGGTGGAAGGTGGTTTTGGAGATATGATCTCCACGATAAAGGAAAGGAACCCTACTGGTGGTTTTGATCAACTGTTCCTTCCTGGTAACAACACGTATGGCTCATTTTGGCTAGTGGCCTTACTTTTTATCGCCCACCTTCCATTTGGTATTTTACCACATTTAGGGAATAAATTCTTGGCTGTAAAGTCGAACAAGGATATGAAGAAATTGATCATGTACTGTACGATTTTTGCAACCATCTTATCTTTAATGGGTCTTGGCGGTATGCTCGGTATTGCTGTGATTGATCCAGGGGTGGAAATTCGTCCTGATCAGGTCATACCTGTATTATTTCAGGAAATTTTTCCTCCATTCCTAGCAGCATTTTTAGCAGTAACGGTTCTCTCTGCTATTATGTCCACATCAGACGGATTGATTGTATCGTTAACGCAGCTACTTGCGAACGACCTTTATCGTAAATCAATTGTTCCCAGGTTTAATGTCTCCAAAGAAAAAGCAGAAAAAATCGAGCTTGGCATAAGTCGTTATTCCACTTTTGTGGTCATTCTCATTGCGGCTATAATGGCGTGGAATCCACCTCAATTTCTATCGATCTTCATGTGGATCGGAATAGGAGGTATCGTATCCGCTACGGCGGGACCATTAGTTGTCGGTGCTTTGTGGAGTAGAGCAACCAAAGCAGGGGCCATCACATCATTAGTGGTGGGTACGCTCTCTTACTGGTACATCTTCCTGCCAATAGGACTAGGAGTCAGAAATCCGTTTGCTGCTGCCGGTACAGGAGTACTGTTAAGCATGATAACGATGGTTGTATTTACTTTAATTGTGGGGAAACAAGAATCAAATGAATGCGGAAACTTCAGAAAAGGTATCCATTAA
- a CDS encoding iron-containing alcohol dehydrogenase: MNSFITPQNIYHGENSIKQLRTIVQDLKVRRAFVLTDPMLKELEVIQPIEKILKEEGIRYDLSTNVVPEPPLEIGNEVLQEIRENQPDLVLGIGGGSAMDLSKASAVLADHEGSVGDYLNLTGTKKLESPGIPTVLIPTTAGTGAEVTDISVFSLEGTKDVITHKYLLANYAIVDPQLTYTLPPKVTAASGVDALTHAIEAFTSVNATPLTDTLALDAMKRIVNNLRSAVWNPKAYYARKEMSLGSLIAGLSFYNAGVAGVHGLAYPLGGLFKIPHGEANAVLLPFVYHRIWPSCLEKMYALGEVFSVSYEGKDKRQVALEVIQALHELVKDVGLPTTISEYNITTDDIDQLTSNGNKQTRLLARSPMPFDENSIRNVYEHALRGWE, encoded by the coding sequence ATGAATTCTTTTATTACGCCACAGAACATTTATCACGGGGAAAATTCAATTAAGCAGCTTAGAACGATCGTTCAGGATTTGAAGGTAAGACGTGCTTTTGTACTAACCGATCCTATGTTAAAAGAACTTGAAGTTATTCAGCCTATTGAGAAGATTTTAAAAGAGGAGGGTATCAGGTATGACTTATCGACTAACGTCGTACCTGAGCCACCTTTAGAGATAGGAAATGAAGTGCTCCAAGAAATCCGGGAAAATCAACCTGATCTTGTGTTAGGGATTGGGGGAGGAAGTGCGATGGATCTTTCCAAAGCTTCGGCTGTACTGGCGGACCATGAGGGTTCTGTGGGAGACTACTTGAATTTAACGGGTACCAAGAAGCTTGAATCTCCAGGCATTCCGACAGTGCTTATTCCTACCACAGCAGGAACAGGGGCCGAAGTAACAGATATTTCAGTCTTCTCCTTAGAAGGTACAAAAGATGTTATTACCCACAAATATTTGTTAGCTAACTATGCTATCGTGGATCCGCAGCTAACCTATACGCTGCCACCTAAGGTGACCGCAGCGAGTGGAGTAGATGCACTCACTCATGCCATTGAAGCTTTTACTTCTGTGAATGCAACTCCTTTAACAGATACGCTCGCTTTAGATGCCATGAAGCGAATTGTGAATAATTTACGTAGTGCTGTTTGGAATCCAAAAGCCTATTATGCTAGAAAAGAAATGTCGCTTGGCAGTTTAATAGCAGGACTCAGCTTTTATAATGCAGGGGTTGCAGGGGTGCATGGATTAGCTTATCCGCTCGGGGGCTTATTTAAGATTCCACACGGTGAAGCTAACGCCGTGCTTCTACCTTTTGTGTACCACCGTATTTGGCCATCTTGTTTAGAAAAAATGTATGCGCTAGGTGAAGTTTTCTCTGTATCCTATGAAGGCAAGGACAAACGTCAAGTTGCCCTGGAGGTCATACAAGCTCTTCATGAACTAGTAAAAGATGTAGGTTTACCGACCACCATTTCTGAATACAACATTACAACGGATGATATAGACCAACTAACCAGTAACGGTAATAAGCAGACACGCTTGCTTGCAAGAAGCCCGATGCCTTTTGATGAAAATAGTATACGAAATGTTTATGAGCATGCACTTCGTGGATGGGAATAA
- a CDS encoding NAD-dependent succinate-semialdehyde dehydrogenase — MDNNGDQLNLLNYIAGEWQGQNLEKFDVMNPATNEVVGTMPNGTEEDVLAAIDGAQLALEEWKGLSAEKRSIFLEKFYQQVVERKEEIARIITLENGKPLNEARGEVLYAASFIKWYAEEGKRVYGRTIPSKGAGQRIQVIKQPVGVVAAITPWNFPAAMITRKLAPALAAGCTFIVKPPKETPLTAAKLMECAEEAGIPSGVVNMVVTPNEAFSETVQNSNEVRKLTFTGSTEVGKLLMKQSAGLVKNISLELGGQAPLIVLDDADVETAVEGTIASKFRNAGQTCICANRLYVQSGIYDEFVSKLKGKIKELKVGNGLEEDVDIGPLINQKGCDKVVRHVEDAVEKGAEVVVGGQVNQNDAPFYEPTLILEAKENMLCMTEETFGPVVPVKKVESDEEAISLANETPFGLAAYYFTESISRGTRIAEALDYGIIGWNHGAPSAAQAPFGGMKQSGLGREGGAEGIEAFLETKYLSVGIK, encoded by the coding sequence ATGGATAATAATGGTGATCAACTAAATTTATTAAACTATATAGCTGGAGAATGGCAGGGGCAAAACCTAGAAAAGTTTGACGTCATGAATCCAGCCACCAATGAAGTGGTAGGTACAATGCCAAACGGAACGGAAGAAGATGTGCTTGCAGCCATTGACGGGGCACAATTAGCATTGGAAGAATGGAAAGGATTATCTGCTGAGAAAAGGTCTATTTTTCTAGAAAAATTCTATCAGCAGGTGGTTGAACGAAAAGAAGAGATCGCTCGCATTATTACCTTGGAAAATGGCAAGCCCCTTAATGAAGCAAGAGGAGAAGTCTTATATGCGGCTTCTTTTATCAAATGGTACGCAGAAGAAGGGAAACGAGTGTATGGTAGGACCATCCCATCGAAAGGGGCAGGTCAGCGAATCCAAGTCATCAAACAGCCAGTCGGTGTAGTTGCAGCTATTACTCCATGGAATTTTCCTGCTGCTATGATCACTAGAAAGCTGGCTCCAGCCCTTGCGGCAGGTTGTACTTTTATTGTAAAACCACCAAAGGAAACGCCATTAACGGCCGCCAAGTTAATGGAGTGTGCGGAAGAGGCAGGTATCCCGAGCGGGGTAGTTAATATGGTGGTAACACCAAACGAAGCGTTCAGTGAAACGGTCCAAAATAGTAATGAAGTTCGTAAACTTACCTTTACTGGTTCCACAGAAGTAGGGAAATTGCTCATGAAGCAAAGCGCGGGTTTAGTAAAAAACATCTCACTGGAACTTGGCGGTCAGGCTCCGTTGATTGTATTAGATGATGCTGATGTAGAAACAGCGGTCGAAGGCACGATTGCATCAAAATTCAGAAATGCCGGCCAAACTTGCATATGTGCGAACCGACTTTATGTTCAATCCGGAATATATGATGAATTCGTCAGCAAATTAAAAGGAAAAATTAAAGAACTTAAAGTAGGAAATGGATTGGAAGAAGACGTGGATATTGGGCCTCTCATTAATCAAAAGGGGTGTGATAAAGTCGTACGCCATGTAGAGGATGCGGTAGAGAAAGGAGCTGAAGTAGTCGTCGGTGGCCAAGTCAATCAAAATGATGCACCATTTTACGAACCTACACTCATTCTAGAAGCAAAGGAAAATATGCTTTGTATGACCGAAGAGACCTTTGGTCCAGTAGTCCCCGTAAAAAAGGTAGAATCGGATGAGGAAGCTATTAGCCTTGCCAATGAGACACCTTTTGGGTTAGCTGCCTATTATTTCACAGAAAGTATTAGCCGTGGTACAAGAATAGCGGAAGCCTTAGACTATGGCATTATTGGCTGGAACCATGGTGCCCCATCTGCTGCTCAAGCTCCTTTTGGAGGAATGAAGCAAAGTGGATTAGGAAGAGAAGGGGGAGCGGAAGGTATAGAAGCCTTTCTGGAAACGAAGTATCTCTCCGTTGGTATAAAATGA
- a CDS encoding LysE family translocator — MENFYLFVLMCIFLIILPGPDIAIVTKNTLTVGRIGGLKTALGICCAILIHTSAAVLGLSAIIMKSALLFSVFKYVGAVYLIYLGVKTLWYLRKKEEAASVEMNTKSQFKNTSCFKQGFLTNILNPKVAVFFLTFFPQFVDSGSNTFLPFLIMGITFTVLTAIWFLLYVYLINQISAFMKEPKAQYIIEGITGTILIGFGIKLALEKSHN; from the coding sequence ATGGAAAACTTTTATCTGTTTGTCCTTATGTGTATTTTTCTAATTATTTTACCTGGTCCCGATATTGCCATTGTTACCAAAAACACTCTCACCGTTGGGAGAATCGGGGGTCTTAAAACAGCTTTAGGTATTTGTTGTGCCATTCTTATCCATACTTCTGCTGCTGTATTAGGACTATCAGCAATCATTATGAAATCAGCGTTATTATTTTCTGTCTTCAAATACGTTGGTGCTGTTTACTTAATTTATCTGGGTGTTAAGACTTTATGGTATTTAAGGAAAAAGGAAGAAGCAGCAAGTGTTGAGATGAACACAAAAAGCCAGTTTAAAAATACATCTTGTTTTAAACAAGGATTCCTTACCAATATCCTAAACCCCAAAGTTGCTGTCTTTTTCTTAACTTTTTTTCCTCAATTCGTGGACTCTGGAAGCAATACCTTTCTACCGTTTCTTATAATGGGTATCACCTTTACTGTATTGACTGCCATATGGTTTTTACTTTACGTCTATTTAATTAATCAGATTAGTGCTTTTATGAAAGAGCCTAAAGCACAATATATTATTGAAGGAATCACAGGTACTATACTGATAGGTTTTGGTATAAAACTAGCCCTAGAAAAGAGTCATAATTAG
- a CDS encoding IS4 family transposase, with amino-acid sequence MDKNTSKSSFGKWINPINLENLAEPIQKADRYVKKCSFESYLKLMVYAHLEEVKSLHALKEELLDDQLQKELGFESLSISQVSRKHRAIDTDLLAAIFADLALKMKSTVPMMYSKPLYILDSSTISLNLEQHGWAHFRKTKAGVKLHLRLVFMNDKHSYPDEAVITPAKEHDRNQLDVLIDEKEAIYVFDRGYLDFERFDQLCEDGYTFLTRIKKNTVITPIEYRKVAVDSPTLSDTVVLLGASQKQMAHPMRVIEVEDTKGNFLRLTTNDLETSAETIAEMYRKRWQIELFFRWVKQHVRIEHFYGRSETAIQNQVYLALIVYCLLVLTQEKTKSEKSTLTIARRLKKLMWKSWKQWEKTLGNIP; translated from the coding sequence ATGGACAAGAATACCTCAAAATCATCATTTGGTAAATGGATAAATCCTATAAACCTAGAAAATTTAGCTGAACCGATTCAAAAAGCGGACCGATATGTGAAAAAGTGTTCGTTTGAATCCTATCTCAAGCTTATGGTCTACGCGCATTTAGAAGAGGTTAAAAGTTTACATGCCTTAAAGGAAGAGTTATTGGATGACCAACTTCAAAAAGAATTAGGCTTCGAATCACTCAGCATTTCACAAGTATCTAGGAAACATCGAGCGATTGATACAGACCTTTTAGCGGCTATTTTCGCCGATCTTGCTTTAAAAATGAAAAGCACTGTCCCTATGATGTATTCTAAACCGCTCTATATCTTAGATTCGTCAACCATATCCTTAAATCTAGAACAGCACGGATGGGCGCACTTTCGAAAGACCAAGGCAGGTGTCAAATTGCATTTACGGCTCGTCTTTATGAACGATAAACATAGCTATCCAGACGAAGCTGTGATCACTCCTGCCAAAGAACACGATAGAAACCAACTTGACGTACTCATCGATGAAAAAGAGGCCATATATGTTTTTGATCGAGGATATTTGGACTTTGAACGGTTTGATCAGCTGTGTGAAGATGGTTATACCTTTCTTACAAGGATTAAGAAAAACACAGTGATTACTCCTATCGAATACCGAAAAGTAGCTGTTGATTCACCGACCCTATCCGATACAGTAGTTCTCTTGGGTGCCTCTCAAAAACAAATGGCTCATCCCATGCGAGTGATTGAGGTGGAGGATACGAAAGGAAATTTCCTACGACTCACGACAAATGACCTCGAAACTTCAGCAGAAACAATAGCGGAAATGTACCGAAAACGTTGGCAAATCGAACTTTTCTTTCGTTGGGTCAAGCAACACGTGCGCATCGAACATTTTTATGGAAGAAGCGAAACAGCAATCCAAAATCAAGTTTATTTAGCATTGATTGTGTACTGTCTATTGGTTTTGACACAAGAGAAAACGAAATCAGAAAAAAGTACACTAACTATCGCAAGGCGCTTAAAGAAGTTGATGTGGAAATCATGGAAACAGTGGGAAAAAACGCTTGGTAACATACCCTAA
- a CDS encoding GNAT family N-acetyltransferase — protein MIKKFGDVTKIETERLVLRKIALDDAEDMYLYASNEEVTRYVTWDTHSSLSDKNEFINSFLPQYDAPWGIELKENGKFIGTVHFVWWQPKYNSAEIGYVLSKEYWGKGLITEAAKAIISFGFESMNLVRIQARCFLENEGSERVMEKLGMSLEGISRKVMYVKGVHKGLKVYSILKF, from the coding sequence ATTATAAAAAAATTTGGTGATGTAACTAAAATAGAAACGGAACGTCTCGTCCTTAGAAAAATCGCATTAGATGATGCAGAAGATATGTATTTATATGCCTCGAATGAAGAAGTAACGAGATATGTAACGTGGGATACTCATTCTTCATTATCAGATAAAAATGAATTTATAAATTCATTTTTACCTCAATATGATGCTCCATGGGGGATTGAGCTAAAAGAAAATGGTAAATTTATTGGAACAGTTCACTTTGTTTGGTGGCAGCCAAAATACAATAGTGCTGAAATTGGATATGTTCTATCTAAAGAATACTGGGGCAAAGGGTTAATTACCGAAGCAGCAAAGGCAATCATCTCTTTTGGGTTCGAAAGTATGAACTTAGTTCGTATTCAGGCGAGATGCTTCTTAGAAAATGAGGGTTCAGAGCGTGTTATGGAAAAGTTAGGTATGTCTTTAGAAGGTATAAGTAGAAAAGTAATGTATGTTAAAGGGGTACATAAAGGCTTAAAGGTGTACTCTATATTAAAGTTTTAG
- a CDS encoding bile acid:sodium symporter family protein — translation MIRLNSHVSKFLPGYITIAAIISFVFPSLFSYFYTSTSVLLGFVLFLTGLSMAFKDLYVLRKSTLVMSTGLILKWTLTVLVSVFLAKLFFSDYPNLVAGFILTGSVPSGTAATMYTFLAGGNTSLVVAMGIVDVFISPVVTPAIMNISANNTVAVSFFELAEKMFFIVVLPIVSGMVVRYFTNQSIHKIKPYTKFASSVTIIFIVLSVVAGVSQQVAIQNDLLALIVITVFFQVFIPMVGGYRVALWLGNKKENAIAILFEVGLCNSALAAILALEFFGETAAVPAVINMIFNLSLGAYFSNRFAKGL, via the coding sequence GTGATTAGGCTTAATTCACACGTGTCCAAATTTTTACCGGGTTATATTACGATTGCTGCTATCATTTCTTTTGTGTTTCCTAGCCTTTTTTCTTACTTTTACACTAGTACTAGTGTATTGCTTGGCTTTGTTTTATTTCTGACAGGGCTTTCCATGGCTTTTAAAGACTTATATGTACTTAGAAAATCAACGCTTGTGATGAGTACAGGACTTATCCTGAAATGGACATTAACTGTTCTGGTATCCGTTTTTTTAGCCAAACTATTTTTTTCAGACTATCCTAACCTCGTGGCCGGATTCATCCTCACAGGAAGTGTGCCAAGTGGAACAGCTGCAACCATGTATACTTTTTTAGCTGGAGGAAATACCTCCCTTGTAGTAGCTATGGGGATCGTTGATGTCTTTATCAGCCCAGTAGTAACACCAGCTATTATGAATATATCAGCAAATAATACAGTTGCTGTATCTTTCTTTGAATTAGCTGAAAAAATGTTCTTTATTGTCGTTCTTCCAATTGTTTCAGGTATGGTTGTCCGTTATTTCACAAACCAATCCATCCATAAAATTAAACCTTACACTAAGTTCGCCTCTTCTGTGACTATAATTTTTATCGTTTTAAGTGTGGTTGCTGGGGTAAGCCAACAAGTTGCGATACAGAACGACTTGTTAGCTTTAATTGTGATTACAGTCTTTTTTCAGGTGTTCATTCCTATGGTTGGAGGGTACAGAGTTGCCCTTTGGTTAGGAAATAAGAAGGAGAATGCAATTGCTATTTTGTTTGAGGTAGGTTTGTGTAATTCTGCACTTGCCGCCATTTTAGCCCTAGAATTTTTCGGAGAAACAGCTGCAGTTCCAGCAGTTATAAATATGATTTTTAATCTGTCTCTAGGAGCTTATTTTTCAAACCGTTTTGCTAAAGGTCTTTAA